The following are encoded together in the Zingiber officinale cultivar Zhangliang chromosome 8A, Zo_v1.1, whole genome shotgun sequence genome:
- the LOC122009627 gene encoding putative E3 ubiquitin-protein ligase LIN isoform X1: MMAPTPAAVLRHTTAFLDEALSNADLRHRILSSARWTIPSASPASVRALSLLSDALDSSSPTASSAADKILLSVSGRNPLSAVLLALAHALRGRAAAAALALLDLFSLDPSLARHDVAPAVFEALFLPHLLPALRWFADQRSRILSSASLRRGSPKDEEDEERSVESAAAMSLLSQMSGGQAGRLKELERRYEDVIDANCRVYAEYLKGLVQTGGGGRRQPSAPPQLVLTSTDDEEAGSDGTVEQEKVETSEAIGFRDGRYNPIWAEADPSVEFFSRQNSRLQTNNTRVPPAYPQRVSPEFFAGPPFRDYRTAEVKWGPDNGPTYLSEDNLECSSSEIDLDVEERKTNRKVLETNSQQLQRHAQGSAERICNPSMQMTDSSNTFSVSKQIPPKEFVCPITSNLFDDPVTLETGQTYERRAIQEWLDRGNSTCPITRQKLQSTQLPKTNYVLKRLIASWLEENPYSTPSRLEDSPGENFRDSSMSQSPSSPPSAVTQPSNIDVSSTDIRLAISCLCTSEFLDESEKAVLQIETFWRNASLETEITAVLSKPAVINGFVEILFNSVDPNVLKVTIFLLSELASRDKFVIQTLNRVDSDVKCMIALFKKGLIEAIVLIFLLNPLLETLIEMDIANAILMAIAKKDDELIKMCMSPMTASILILWKILQEGNSGLSNIVRSIISDRVLDRILLSLEAEMVEERIAATGIVLKCMGEDGRSRKLIAERVQLAPVLESFAIVNDMERFQIICFLFELTKLSRRLSNEKVLQAIKGGGAFSMMHSLLIYLQTTPMEQSPVVAGLLLQLDLLVEPRKMSIYREEAVDTLITCLKNVDFPSIQLRTAETILALLGRFSSSGRPLARALLLKHAGIRKGYRALMETEQTGQAPEGSEHNLEEEKAAEAWERKMAFALVSHEFGLLFEALSDGLKSRNLELSSSCLVLATWLSYMLSLLPDTGVRGAARVCLMKQFITILKSARHTDEKALSMLALRSFMHDQEGLFNLTLYIKDILKTLRELKKSSILAYEMLKLLSDGHDSSIKDMWVYKELMQVDCSTNGEVVSVICFKNMIFSGHLDGMIKVWKGDENLLSLLQETHEHSKAVTTLAILKPSDKLYSGALDKTIRAWAILDGKIHCTEFFDMKDSVRNLSVTNTFACFTPQNSGLKVLSWNGGSKTFNSGKNVKSLVLVQGKLYCGCNDSSIQEIDLATETSVTIHPGKKKLLGKETPIYAVQVRDGLIFSAGMFVDGVAVKIWSTSDYSLVGSIQSSIEVRAMAISKELIYLGSKTGTLEIWSKEKHTAVGALQIGTNCRVQCIDVDEEGEMLVIGTSDGRLQVTTAHSLLAWESTPDCED, translated from the exons ATGATGGCCCCGACTCCAGCAGCCGTTCTCCGCCACACCACCGCCTTCCTCGACGAAGCCCTTTCCAACGCTGATCTTCGTCACCGCATCCTCTCATCCGCGCGCTGGACCATCCCCTCCGCCTCACCCGCCTCCGTCCGAGCCCTCTCCCTCCTCTCCGACGCTCTCGACTCCTCCTCTCCCACCGCCTCCTCCGCCGCGGACAAGATCCTACTCTCCGTTTCCGGAAGAAACCCACTCTCCGCCGTCCTCCTTGCCCTCGCGCACGCCCTCCGTGGCCGAGCCGCCGCGGCCGCCCTCGCCCTCCTCGATCTCTTCTCCCTCGATCCATCCCTAGCCCGCCACGACGTCGCACCGGCGGTCTTTGAGGCGCTCTTCCTCCCGCACCTCCTTCCGGCGCTCCGCTGGTTCGCGGACCAGCGGTCGCGCATCCTCTCTTCTGCCTCCCTTCGGCGGGGAAGCCCGAAGGATGAAGAGGACGAGGAGCGGTCGGTGGAGTCGGCGGCCGCGATGAGCCTACTGTCGCAGATGAGTGGGGGGCAAGCGGGGAGGTTGAAAGAGTTAGAGAGGCGGTATGAGGACGTTATTGATGCAAATTGCAGGGTTTATGCAGAGTACCTGAAGGGGCTGGTTCAGACGGGTGGCGGAGGACGACGTCAGCCCTCAGCACCACCGCAGTTGGTTTTGACGAGTACTGACGATGAGGAAGCGGGATCTGATGGGACGGTGGAGCAGGAGAAGGTAGAAACGAGCGAAGCTATCGGATTCAGGGACGGACGGTATAAT CCAATTTGGGCAGAAGCAGATCCTTCTGTTGAATTCTTTAGCAGGCAAAATAGCCGACTCCAAACGAACAATACAAGAGTTCCACCTGCATATCCTCAAAGGGTGTCTCCAGAATTCTTTGCCGGGCCACCATTTAGAGATTACAGAACTGCTGAAGTTAAGTGGGGCCCGGATAATGGACCTACTTATTTATCTGAAGACAATTTGGAGTGCTCTTCTTCTGAGATCGATCTTGATGTAGAG GAAAGGAAAACAAACAGAAAAGTGTTAGAAACAAATAGCCAACAGCTTCAGAGGCATGCACAAGGCTCTGCAGAACGGATATG TAACCCGAGTATGCAAATGACTGATTCTAGTAACACCTTTTCCGTGAGTAAACAAATTCCTCCCAAGGAATTTGTCTGCCCAATAACAAGCAATCTGTTTGATGATCCTGTGACACTTGAGACTGGCCAGACCTATGAGCGCAGAGCGATCCAAGAATGGCTTGACCGTGGAAACTCAACATGCCCCATCACACGGCAAAAACTCCAGAGTACTCAATTGCCCAAAACCAACTATGTCCTAAAACGACTTATAGCTAGCTGGCTGGAAGAGAATCCATATTCTACTCCTAGTAGGTTGGAGGATTCTCCTGGTGAGAATTTTAGAGATTCGAGTATGTCACAAAGCCCATCTTCACCACCGAGTGCTGTAACCCAACCTTCAAATATTGACGTCTCTTCTACTGATATTCGTCTTGCAATATCATGCCTCTGCACATCTGAATTTCTTGATGAATCAGAGAAGGCTGTTCTCCAGATTGAAACGTTCTGGAGGAATGCTAGCTTAGAAACTGAGATAACAGCAGTTCTCTCAAAACCGGCAGTTATAAATGGTTTCGTTGAAATCTTGTTCAATTCTGTTGACCCGAATGTACTGAAAGTGACAATTTTTCTGCTATCCGAGCTGGCTTCAAGAGATAAATTTGTTATTCAAACACTTAACAGGGTTGACTCTGATGTGAAATGCATGATTGCACTATTCAAGAAGGGTTTGATAGAGGCAATAGTTTTGATATTTCTGTTAAATCCTCTATTGGAAACCCTTATTGAGATGGATATTGCTAATGCTATTCTAATGGCTATTGCAAAGAAAGATGATGAATTAATCAAGATGTGTATGAGCCCCATGACCGCTTCAATTCTTATCTTATGGAAAATCTTACAAGAAGGTAATAGTGGTTTATCCAACATTGTTCGCTCAATTATATCAGATAGAGTACTTGACAGAATATTGCTGAGCTTGGAAGCCGAGATGGTGGAGGAAAGGATTGCAGCAACTGGGATTGTGCTAAAATGCATGGGAGAGGATGGGCGTTCCAGGAAACTAATTGCTGAGAGAGTACAACTTGCACCAGTTCTGGAAAGCTTTGCCATTGTGAATGATATGGAGCGCTTTCAGATTATTTGCTTTCTTTTCGAGTTAACTAAGCTCAGCAG GAGATTGTCCAACGAGAAGGTTCTTCAAGCTATAAAAGGTGGAGGTGCTTTTAGTATGATGCATTCACTCCTCATCTACCTTCAAACTACGCCAATGGAACAATCCCCTGTTGTTGCTGGTCTTCTTCTCCAGCTAGATCTTCTG GTGGAGCCAAGAAAGATGAGTATATACCGTGAAGAAGCTGTAGACACACTTATCACGTGCCTCAAAAATGTGGATTTTCCTAGCATTCAACTGAGAACTGCTGAGACAATCTTAGCTCTCTTAGGAAGATTTTCATCCTCTGGAAGGCCTCTTGCTCGAGCTCTTCTTTTAAAGCATGCTGGAATAAGAAAAGGCTACCGAGCACTAATGGAAACTGAGCAGACTGGCCAAGCTCCTGAAGGATCTGAGCACAATCTG GAAGAGGAAAAGGCTGCTGAAGCTTGGGAAAGGAAAATGGCCTTTGCTTTAGTGAGTCATGAATTTGGGCTTCTCTTTGAAGCTTTATCTGATGGTTTGAAGAGCAGAAATCTTGAGCTGTCCTCTTCTTGTCTTGTCTTGGCAACCTGGCTTAGTTATATGCTCTCCCTACTCCCTGATACTGGGGTAAGAGGGGCTGCACGAGTCTGCTTGATGAAACAATTTATCACAATTTTGAAGTCCGCAAGGCATACTGATGAGAAAGCACTTTCAATGCTTGCCCTCAGAAGTTTCATGCATGATCAAG AAGGTCTATTCAATCTTACTCTTTATATTAAAGACATATTGAAAACGTTAAGGGAGCTCAAAAAGTCATCTATATTGGCATATGAGATGCTAAAACTTTTATCAGATGGTCATGATTCAAGCATT AAAGATATGTGGGTCTATAAGGAATTGATGCAAGTAGATTGCAGCACAAATGGTGAAGTCGTATCAGTAATATGCTTCAAGAATATGATATTCTCTGGCCACCTCGACGGAATGATAAAG GTCTGGAAAGGTGATGAGAATCTTCTTAGTCTGTTACAAGAAACACATGAACACTCTAAGGCAGTCACCACTTTGGCCATACTGAAGCCCAGTGACAAATTATACAGTGGGGCACTGGACAAAACTATAAGG GCGTGGGCTATTCTTGATGGAAAGATCCACTGCACAGAAttttttgatatgaaagattcaGTGCGTAATCTTAGTGTTACAAATACCTTTGCTTGCTTCACTCCACAAAATTCTGGTCTCAAG GTACTATCTTGGAATGGAGGCTCAAAGACTTTTAATTCCGGTAAGAATGTGAAGTCTTTGGTTCTTGTTCAGGGGAAGCTATACTGTGGTTGCAATGACAGCAGTATTCAG GAAATAGATTTGGCTACTGAAACGTCTGTTACAATTCACCCTGGTAAAAAGAAGTTGTTGGGGAAGGAAACTCCAATTTATGCTGTGCAAGTACGTGATGGGCTGATTTTCTCAGCTGGAATGTTTGTAGATGGTGTAGCAGTTAAG ATATGGAGTACTTCTGATTACAGCCTCGTCGGATCTATACAATCTTCCATAGAGGTAAGGGCGATGGCCATCAGCAAAGAATTGATATATCTGGGCTCCAAAACTGGAACTTTAGAGATTTGGTCCAAAGAGAAGCACACCGCTGTGGGTGCTCTTCAGATAGGCACAAATTGCAGGGTTCAATGCATCGACGTTGATGAGGAAGGAGAAATGCTGGTGATAGGAACATCCGATGGACGGCTTCAGGTAACTACTGCTCATTCTCTTCTAGCATGGGAATCAACACCAGACTGTGAGGACTGA